The Williamsoniiplasma somnilux genome includes a window with the following:
- a CDS encoding LemA family protein, protein MANLLDEQSGPINNEGQDINVINKKIKMEIGTGSKVFEIVLWCLLIIPGVIFLIKKISARNYFNKLEQSIQGAASEIDNVIEQRVVILQNTSSLLKKSINLDKEVMLKVSQYRSGQNPDADIERNEINQILDKAYSKINISVENYPDLKSQNTVRDAMQKNDYLQREITAARSNYNDFVTTWNRQIQIWPTNKIVASKMELTTRIPFIASQETKIESKKDFFAN, encoded by the coding sequence ATGGCAAATCTACTAGATGAACAAAGCGGTCCAATTAATAACGAAGGACAAGACATAAATGTCATCAATAAAAAAATTAAAATGGAAATTGGAACCGGTTCAAAAGTTTTTGAAATTGTTTTGTGATGTTTATTAATCATCCCGGGTGTAATTTTTTTAATTAAAAAAATTTCGGCAAGAAACTATTTTAATAAATTAGAGCAATCTATTCAAGGTGCTGCAAGTGAAATCGATAACGTGATCGAACAACGTGTTGTTATTTTGCAAAATACATCTTCACTATTAAAAAAATCAATCAACTTAGATAAAGAAGTTATGTTAAAAGTTTCTCAATACAGAAGTGGACAAAACCCAGATGCTGATATTGAAAGAAACGAAATTAATCAAATTTTAGATAAAGCATACTCAAAAATTAATATTTCTGTTGAAAATTATCCAGATTTAAAATCACAAAACACTGTTCGTGATGCAATGCAAAAAAACGATTATTTACAACGCGAAATAACTGCAGCAAGATCAAATTACAATGATTTTGTTACTACTTGAAATCGTCAAATTCAAATTTGACCTACAAACAAAATTGTTGCATCTAAAATGGAGTTAACAACAAGAATTCCTTTCATTGCATCACAAGAAACTAAAATTGAGTCTAAAAAAGACTTCTTTGCAAATTAA
- the rpoC gene encoding DNA-directed RNA polymerase subunit beta', which translates to MENRNKKSIKIELASPETIRSWSHGEVTKPETINYKTLKAEKEGLFDERIFGPTKNYECACGKYKKANPMNKGKVCEKCGVELTESIVRRERMGHIELEEPVTHIWMLKVAPSRIAAILNLKTKELEEVVYFVSHIVLETGDAKILKSGEVLNLGSTKASKTREKLATLIKGVQEKVEAEPESRDYRKATRLLAELENTAIPFSIDEACALIAKHTGAKFGIGAEAVEYLLKEIKIEETIVELKNELREKRGSVDATKIMKRLEVLDSLKKSGARPEWMILRVLPVIPPDIRPIIQLDGGRFTTSEINDLYRRIIIRNERLKKVKEMDAPSVIVNNEKRMLQEAVDALLDNERKPRPVMGKDKRPLKSLTSTLKGKQGRFRQNLLGKRVDYSGRSVIAVGPTLKMYQVGLPRDMAITLFKPFVIQWLQEHEFAENVKVAEKMLQQNDPKIWEALEQVIKDRPVLLNRAPTLHRLGIQAFEPKLVKGKAIRLHPLVTTAFNADFDGDQMAVHVPITKEAIGEARALMLGSNAILGPKDGKAIVTPTQDMILGNYYVTLEEKGVEGEGMMFANMADALTAYEQKIVNLNALIGIAISALPTEKFIEEDQDKYLVTTVGKILFNNIFTQKFPWINTGNIYGAEVAIKDYILPFSKDINEFIKAYKITQPIKKKELSTIIERYFAEYKARLTAEMLDNMKDLGYKFSTKSGTTISAGDVVAYTKKYEEFKDADKKVQEISEFYNMGMLTANEKKRRVIDVWSAVKDNIQKELETILRTDIKNPVFVMADSGARGNVSNFTQLVGMRGLMNDTKGDIKEIPIKSSFREGLSVSEFFISTHGARKGMADIALKTADSGYLTRRLVDVSQEIVITGEDCQPIGGYSVSAIVETKHDNVIVPLKDRLINRFAFENIEDVKGNIIVTKDQLITKALAEKIVAADIKKVNIRSVLTCDNAKGICQKCYGVNLATGEVVKVGEPVGVIAAQSIGEPGTQLTMRNFHTGGVAGDADITQGLPRIKELLDVTTPKGSVAIISEIEGEVTEVSTVDGVSTIVVTSDGDSRKYRTQFHAVLRVEKGELVKPGQKLTEGAIDLRQLLEVANIEDVQNYILKEVQKVYRLQGIEISDKYIEIIVKQMLNKVRIVDGMDSDLLPGEIITSQAYKTEVAKAMGAGQQPPLAAPIIFGIKKAPLESDSWLSSASFQDTARVLSKAIIRGKVDKLEGLKENIMLGNLIPAGTGLTGAEEVMRIGEEYHKNEY; encoded by the coding sequence ATGGAAAACAGAAATAAAAAATCTATCAAAATTGAATTAGCTTCCCCAGAAACTATTCGTTCATGATCGCATGGAGAAGTAACTAAACCAGAAACAATTAACTACAAAACATTAAAAGCCGAAAAAGAAGGTCTATTTGACGAAAGAATTTTTGGACCAACCAAAAACTATGAATGTGCTTGTGGAAAATATAAAAAAGCAAACCCAATGAACAAAGGAAAAGTTTGTGAAAAATGTGGGGTTGAATTAACTGAATCAATCGTTAGACGTGAGAGAATGGGACATATTGAATTAGAAGAACCTGTTACTCATATTTGAATGTTAAAAGTTGCTCCTTCAAGAATTGCAGCAATTTTAAATTTAAAAACTAAAGAATTAGAAGAAGTTGTTTACTTCGTTTCTCACATTGTTTTAGAAACAGGAGATGCAAAAATTTTAAAAAGCGGTGAAGTTTTAAATTTAGGATCAACTAAAGCTTCAAAAACTCGTGAAAAATTAGCAACTTTAATTAAAGGTGTGCAAGAAAAAGTTGAAGCGGAACCAGAATCAAGAGATTACCGAAAAGCTACAAGATTATTAGCAGAATTAGAAAACACAGCAATTCCTTTTTCAATCGATGAAGCTTGTGCATTAATTGCTAAACATACTGGTGCTAAATTTGGAATTGGTGCTGAAGCAGTTGAATACTTATTAAAAGAAATTAAAATTGAAGAAACAATTGTTGAATTAAAAAATGAGCTACGTGAAAAACGTGGTTCTGTTGATGCAACAAAAATTATGAAACGTTTAGAAGTTTTAGATTCATTAAAAAAATCTGGAGCAAGACCTGAATGAATGATATTGAGAGTGTTACCGGTTATACCTCCAGATATTCGTCCAATTATTCAATTAGATGGTGGGCGTTTCACAACTTCAGAAATTAATGATTTATATAGAAGAATTATTATTAGAAATGAAAGATTAAAAAAAGTTAAAGAAATGGATGCGCCTTCAGTTATTGTTAACAACGAAAAACGTATGTTACAAGAAGCTGTGGATGCTTTATTAGACAACGAACGTAAACCTCGTCCTGTGATGGGAAAAGACAAACGTCCATTAAAGTCTTTAACTTCAACATTAAAAGGAAAACAAGGACGTTTTCGTCAAAATTTATTAGGTAAACGTGTTGATTATTCAGGACGTTCAGTAATTGCTGTTGGTCCAACATTAAAAATGTATCAAGTGGGACTACCTCGTGATATGGCAATTACTTTATTTAAACCATTTGTAATTCAATGATTACAAGAACATGAATTTGCCGAAAACGTTAAAGTGGCTGAAAAAATGTTACAACAAAACGATCCAAAAATTTGAGAAGCTTTAGAACAAGTTATCAAAGATCGTCCAGTGCTTTTAAACCGTGCTCCTACTTTACACCGTTTAGGAATTCAAGCCTTTGAACCTAAATTAGTAAAAGGTAAAGCAATTCGTTTACACCCATTGGTAACAACTGCATTTAATGCCGATTTCGATGGAGACCAAATGGCTGTCCATGTACCAATTACTAAAGAAGCAATCGGAGAAGCTCGTGCTTTAATGCTGGGTTCAAACGCAATTTTAGGACCAAAAGATGGAAAAGCCATTGTTACTCCAACTCAAGATATGATTCTTGGTAACTATTATGTTACTTTAGAAGAAAAAGGTGTTGAGGGAGAAGGAATGATGTTTGCAAACATGGCAGATGCCTTGACTGCTTATGAACAAAAAATTGTTAACCTAAACGCTTTAATAGGAATTGCAATTTCTGCTTTACCAACAGAAAAATTTATTGAAGAAGATCAAGATAAATATTTAGTAACTACAGTTGGTAAAATTTTGTTTAATAATATTTTTACTCAAAAATTTCCATGAATTAACACAGGAAATATCTATGGTGCAGAAGTAGCAATTAAAGATTACATTTTACCTTTCTCAAAAGATATTAATGAGTTTATTAAAGCTTATAAAATTACTCAACCAATTAAGAAAAAAGAATTATCAACTATTATTGAAAGATACTTCGCTGAATACAAAGCACGTTTAACAGCCGAAATGTTGGATAACATGAAAGATTTGGGATACAAATTTTCAACTAAATCAGGGACAACAATTTCTGCTGGTGACGTTGTTGCCTACACTAAAAAATATGAAGAATTCAAAGATGCTGACAAAAAAGTTCAAGAAATTTCTGAATTCTATAATATGGGAATGTTAACAGCAAATGAGAAAAAACGTCGTGTAATTGATGTTTGATCCGCTGTTAAAGATAACATTCAAAAAGAACTTGAAACAATCTTGCGTACTGACATTAAAAACCCAGTATTTGTAATGGCTGATTCAGGTGCTCGTGGAAATGTTTCAAACTTTACCCAACTTGTAGGGATGCGTGGATTGATGAATGATACCAAAGGGGATATTAAAGAAATTCCGATTAAGTCATCATTCCGTGAAGGATTATCAGTTTCTGAGTTCTTCATCTCAACGCACGGTGCTAGAAAAGGAATGGCTGATATTGCCTTAAAAACAGCTGATTCAGGTTACTTAACTCGTCGTTTAGTTGACGTTTCGCAAGAAATTGTTATTACTGGTGAAGACTGTCAACCAATTGGGGGATATTCAGTTTCTGCAATTGTAGAAACAAAACATGATAATGTAATTGTGCCGTTAAAAGACCGATTAATAAACCGTTTTGCTTTTGAAAATATTGAAGATGTTAAAGGTAATATCATTGTTACCAAAGATCAATTGATTACCAAAGCGTTAGCTGAAAAAATTGTTGCAGCCGATATTAAAAAAGTAAATATTAGATCAGTATTAACTTGTGATAATGCTAAAGGTATTTGTCAAAAATGTTACGGAGTTAACTTGGCAACTGGTGAAGTTGTTAAAGTTGGAGAGCCAGTTGGAGTAATTGCTGCGCAATCAATTGGAGAACCAGGAACACAACTTACTATGCGTAACTTCCATACTGGAGGGGTTGCCGGGGATGCTGATATTACCCAAGGATTACCGCGTATTAAAGAATTGTTAGACGTAACTACTCCTAAAGGGTCAGTTGCTATCATTTCTGAAATTGAAGGAGAAGTTACTGAAGTTTCAACAGTTGATGGAGTTTCTACAATTGTTGTAACAAGTGATGGAGATTCAAGAAAATACAGAACCCAATTTCATGCTGTTTTAAGAGTGGAAAAAGGGGAATTGGTAAAACCTGGTCAAAAATTAACCGAAGGAGCAATTGACTTGCGTCAATTGCTAGAAGTTGCTAATATTGAGGATGTACAAAATTACATTTTAAAAGAAGTGCAAAAAGTTTACCGTTTACAAGGAATAGAAATTTCTGATAAATACATTGAAATTATTGTTAAACAAATGTTGAACAAAGTTCGTATTGTTGACGGGATGGATTCAGACTTATTACCAGGAGAAATTATTACATCCCAAGCTTATAAAACTGAAGTTGCTAAAGCAATGGGTGCTGGTCAACAGCCGCCATTAGCTGCTCCAATTATTTTTGGAATTAAAAAAGCTCCATTAGAATCAGATTCGTGATTATCATCTGCATCATTCCAAGATACTGCTAGAGTGTTATCAAAAGCAATTATTCGTGGAAAAGTAGATAAATTAGAAGGATTAAAAGAAAACATTATGCTAGGAAACTTAATTCCTGCCGGAACTGGTTTAACAGGTGCTGAAGAAGTAATGAGAATTGGTGAAGAATACCATAAAAATGAATATTAG
- a CDS encoding BspA family leucine-rich repeat surface protein, with product MKKLLSILATLSLIASAGATVLACSTDNLTQDINVLKNELEQILKQKLYINWELEELQEKIDNEFGNGEITVQIIKENTYSWSYQEMKDVFRFIGNGNSENEYNYGGSIDLTHIWKQKVDNSKPITDEEITAQLQNILDSQTNEDWTISDLQLAIDNDPSINDPGGIEVIEVESNLRSSEQITSTKQWKFHGLGDINNDHKYQGDLVLTHNWSNTQDTTKPITGEEITAQLQSILDYQKNKDWVISDLQQAVDNNPSINDPGGIEVTEVVSNLRSSEQITGTKQWNFHGLGDINNDHKYQGDLVLTHKWSNKQDTTKNLNENADVRATLLRILNAKSEENNWSWTEEELQKAINNSIEIEHPSGITIKNLVTTEENKTQQITFAANGSIENNEHYNGEVTLNHIYVSNQTTVKYVNSKGELKIQEWSGKGELNFSNIDAKEILKFGYNDKGETLIYFKGDKVPDKLPKDITVIKNLFRDNKNDNITGFENWNTSNVTNMAYMFSGATNFNSDLSTWDTSNVIDMNYMFSEARNFNGNLSTWNTSNVTNMAYMFSGATNFNSDLSTWDTSNVTDMNSMFSKATNFNSNISAWKTKNVTNMYYMFSEARNFKNDLSKWDTSNVANIAYMFSGATNFNSDLSTWNTSNVTNMAYMFSRATNFNSDLSTWDTSKVTNMAYMFSRATTFNGNISTWDTSKVTNMIYMFSDAKDFDSNISAWNTSNVTNMTSMFENAQAFNQDLNGWDTSNVINMTSMFSGATNFNGNISAWNTANVTDMTYMFSSANKFNQDISAWDTSNVTSMYGMFINAFLFNQDISAWNVSKVAYYIHFDTNTNPKWTDELKPKFNK from the coding sequence ATGAAAAAATTGTTAAGCATTTTAGCAACGTTATCTTTAATCGCTAGTGCGGGAGCAACTGTTTTGGCGTGTAGTACAGATAATTTAACTCAAGACATCAATGTATTAAAAAATGAATTAGAACAAATTTTGAAACAAAAGTTATATATTAACTGAGAACTTGAAGAATTGCAAGAAAAAATTGATAATGAATTTGGAAACGGAGAAATCACAGTCCAGATTATTAAAGAAAACACATATTCTTGAAGCTATCAAGAAATGAAAGATGTTTTTCGTTTTATTGGAAATGGAAATTCTGAAAATGAATATAATTATGGTGGTTCAATTGATTTAACCCATATTTGAAAACAAAAAGTTGATAATAGTAAACCAATTACTGACGAAGAAATTACAGCACAACTTCAAAATATTTTAGATTCCCAAACAAATGAAGATTGAACAATATCAGATTTACAACTAGCAATTGACAACGATCCGTCAATCAATGATCCCGGAGGAATTGAAGTTATTGAAGTTGAGTCTAATTTGCGATCATCTGAACAAATTACTAGCACAAAACAATGAAAATTTCATGGGCTTGGTGATATTAATAATGACCATAAATACCAAGGTGATTTGGTACTTACTCATAACTGAAGCAATACCCAAGATACCACTAAACCAATTACTGGCGAAGAAATTACAGCACAACTTCAAAGTATTTTAGATTATCAAAAAAATAAAGATTGAGTTATATCAGATTTACAACAAGCAGTTGACAACAATCCTTCAATCAATGATCCCGGAGGAATTGAAGTTACTGAAGTTGTATCTAATTTGCGATCATCTGAACAAATTACTGGTACAAAACAATGAAACTTTCATGGGCTTGGTGATATTAATAATGACCATAAATACCAAGGTGATTTGGTACTTACTCATAAATGAAGCAATAAACAAGACACCACTAAAAATTTAAATGAAAATGCGGATGTTAGAGCAACATTATTAAGAATTTTAAATGCTAAATCAGAAGAAAATAACTGAAGTTGAACTGAAGAGGAATTACAAAAGGCAATTAATAATTCTATAGAAATAGAACACCCAAGTGGAATAACTATAAAAAATTTAGTAACAACTGAAGAAAACAAAACTCAACAAATTACTTTTGCAGCTAATGGATCAATAGAAAATAATGAACACTATAATGGAGAAGTGACATTAAATCATATTTATGTAAGTAATCAAACAACTGTGAAATATGTTAACTCTAAAGGAGAACTAAAAATTCAAGAATGAAGCGGTAAGGGAGAATTGAATTTTTCGAATATTGATGCTAAGGAAATTTTAAAATTTGGTTACAATGATAAGGGAGAAACATTAATTTACTTCAAGGGCGATAAAGTTCCTGATAAATTGCCAAAAGACATAACTGTAATTAAAAATTTATTTAGAGATAATAAAAATGATAATATTACAGGTTTTGAAAATTGAAACACTTCAAATGTAACGAATATGGCTTATATGTTTTCAGGAGCAACAAATTTCAACAGCGATTTATCAACTTGAGACACTTCAAATGTAATTGATATGAACTATATGTTTTCGGAAGCAAGAAATTTCAACGGGAATTTATCAACTTGAAACACTTCAAATGTAACGAATATGGCTTATATGTTTTCAGGAGCAACAAATTTCAACAGCGATTTATCAACTTGAGACACTTCAAATGTAACCGATATGAATTCAATGTTTTCAAAAGCAACAAATTTCAACAGCAACATCTCTGCTTGAAAAACAAAAAATGTAACTAATATGTATTATATGTTTTCAGAAGCAAGAAATTTCAAAAATGATTTATCAAAGTGAGACACTTCAAATGTCGCCAATATTGCTTATATGTTTTCAGGAGCAACAAATTTCAACAGCGATTTATCAACTTGAAACACTTCAAATGTCACTAATATGGCTTATATGTTTTCAAGAGCAACAAATTTCAACAGCGATTTATCAACTTGAGACACCTCAAAAGTAACTAATATGGCCTATATGTTTTCAAGAGCAACAACTTTCAATGGAAACATATCAACTTGAGACACCTCAAAAGTAACTAATATGATCTATATGTTTTCTGATGCAAAAGATTTTGATAGCAACATTTCCGCTTGAAACACTTCAAATGTCACCAATATGACTTCAATGTTTGAAAATGCGCAAGCTTTTAACCAAGATTTAAATGGTTGAGACACTTCAAATGTCATCAATATGACTTCAATGTTTTCAGGAGCAACAAATTTTAATGGCAACATTTCCGCTTGAAACACAGCAAATGTAACTGATATGACGTATATGTTTAGTAGTGCAAACAAATTTAATCAAGACATTTCCGCTTGAGACACCTCAAATGTAACATCAATGTATGGAATGTTTATTAATGCATTTTTATTTAATCAAGACATTTCTGCATGAAATGTTTCAAAAGTTGCATATTATATTCATTTTGACACTAATACAAATCCAAAATGAACTGATGAATTAAAACCCAAATTTAATAAATAA
- a CDS encoding MAG1210 family protein, whose product MSANNLDIYDPIEQYKNKFKDEFTNSATKYFDELVEKSKVDVSANKQISQKITKLEEKLEQENKLIKKKKNIKIFLIVLLVIFLVGIILTLWYVILSWSHISNTIKIPVIIGTILVSFLEIFLLFWIFKKINPKLKELKIAVEKTHNKQEEQIEIAYQQLENLNNSFNLNIPQVLLQKLLPIFSLDSYLTKNKQQELNVKNLSKFESVVFAQTGDIYGNPFLIYEKKIHEMSEKIYTGSLTVSWTETERDSNGKTRMVTKYETLTASVIKPFPNYYNDSALIYKTPAAPKLSFSRSPQNIGGLSERQIEKEISKLEKKNIKAVNKNETFNMISSNPKFEVAFGSTDRNNEKDFRLIFDKTSQNQMIKLLSDTEVGFGDNFHMEKKGEIVKLVFDNFNNDILDDDPYVYITYDIEEMRKTFINHLNEYFHHFYFLFAPILSINLFRELKSNDYIYGKIKNTDELSSWQVEEILNKFNPDLLNHPDSITENILKSELVNSEKDFEIHKVTSIGFEGINQIDYIPRTARNGSVHMVPVPWVEYLPVEKTSNVYLKKSEKIQRAKLLENGKLNDNWNEFLEKQNTDIFDSILKQNILSFVEINPLQDEDEAFLRKKI is encoded by the coding sequence ATGTCAGCAAATAATTTAGATATTTATGATCCGATTGAACAATACAAGAATAAATTTAAAGATGAGTTTACAAATTCTGCAACAAAATATTTTGATGAACTTGTTGAAAAATCAAAAGTAGATGTTAGTGCGAATAAACAAATATCTCAAAAAATTACTAAATTAGAAGAGAAATTAGAACAAGAAAATAAATTAATTAAGAAAAAGAAAAATATTAAAATTTTTTTAATTGTCTTGTTAGTTATTTTTTTGGTAGGTATTATTTTAACCTTGTGATATGTTATTTTGAGTTGAAGTCATATTTCTAACACTATAAAAATTCCTGTAATCATTGGAACAATTTTAGTTAGTTTTTTAGAAATTTTTCTTTTATTTTGAATATTCAAAAAAATTAACCCAAAATTAAAAGAATTAAAAATAGCCGTTGAAAAAACGCACAACAAACAAGAAGAACAAATCGAAATTGCTTATCAACAATTAGAAAATTTAAATAATTCTTTTAATTTGAATATTCCTCAAGTTCTTCTTCAAAAATTGTTGCCGATTTTTTCATTAGATTCTTATCTTACAAAAAATAAACAACAAGAATTAAATGTAAAAAATTTATCAAAATTTGAATCGGTTGTTTTTGCTCAAACTGGTGATATTTATGGAAATCCATTTTTGATTTATGAAAAGAAAATCCATGAAATGAGTGAAAAAATTTACACAGGATCATTAACTGTTAGTTGGACAGAAACAGAACGAGATAGTAACGGAAAAACAAGAATGGTTACTAAATATGAGACATTAACTGCATCAGTAATAAAACCATTTCCTAATTATTACAACGATTCTGCTCTAATTTATAAAACCCCAGCAGCTCCAAAATTATCTTTTTCAAGAAGTCCTCAAAATATTGGCGGTCTTAGTGAAAGACAAATTGAAAAGGAAATTTCTAAGTTAGAGAAAAAAAATATAAAAGCAGTTAATAAAAATGAAACTTTTAACATGATATCTTCAAATCCAAAGTTTGAAGTAGCTTTTGGTTCTACAGACAGAAATAATGAAAAAGATTTTAGATTAATTTTTGATAAAACATCTCAAAATCAAATGATTAAACTTTTATCAGACACAGAAGTGGGATTTGGTGACAATTTTCATATGGAAAAAAAGGGTGAAATTGTTAAACTTGTATTTGACAATTTTAATAATGACATCCTAGATGATGATCCATATGTTTATATAACTTATGATATAGAAGAAATGCGCAAAACTTTTATAAATCATTTAAATGAATATTTTCATCATTTTTATTTTCTATTTGCTCCAATCCTTTCAATTAATTTATTTAGAGAATTAAAATCAAATGATTATATTTATGGAAAAATAAAAAATACTGATGAATTATCAAGTTGACAAGTTGAAGAAATTTTAAATAAATTTAACCCAGATCTTTTGAATCATCCTGATTCTATTACTGAAAATATTTTAAAAAGTGAGCTTGTAAATTCTGAAAAAGATTTTGAAATTCATAAAGTTACATCAATAGGTTTTGAAGGAATTAATCAAATTGATTACATTCCAAGAACAGCAAGAAATGGTTCTGTACATATGGTGCCTGTTCCATGAGTCGAGTATTTACCTGTTGAAAAAACATCAAATGTTTATTTGAAAAAATCTGAAAAAATTCAACGTGCTAAACTTTTAGAAAATGGAAAATTAAATGATAACTGAAATGAATTCTTAGAAAAGCAAAATACTGATATTTTTGATTCTATTTTGAAACAAAACATTTTAAGTTTTGTTGAGATTAATCCATTACAAGATGAAGATGAAGCATTTTTAAGAAAAAAAATATAA
- a CDS encoding rhodanese-like domain-containing protein produces the protein MKDFVSNKDFKKMIKNGWIAVDVRTVYELSFLTKIQEAINCPYPDIIKNMDKLFPDKDSKLIFFCNAGNRSGLVARTYRHQGYKNAYFLQNGIEGLENNF, from the coding sequence ATGAAAGATTTTGTTAGCAACAAAGATTTTAAAAAAATGATAAAAAATGGATGAATTGCAGTTGATGTTAGAACAGTTTATGAACTTTCTTTTTTAACTAAAATTCAAGAAGCAATTAATTGCCCTTACCCAGATATCATTAAGAATATGGATAAATTGTTTCCTGATAAAGATAGTAAATTAATTTTCTTTTGCAATGCAGGAAATCGTTCTGGTCTTGTAGCTCGAACTTATCGCCATCAAGGATATAAAAACGCTTATTTTTTACAAAACGGAATTGAAGGTTTAGAAAATAATTTTTAA
- the rpiB gene encoding ribose 5-phosphate isomerase B produces the protein MKEKIYIANDHTAVEMKQVIINFLKEKGYKIIDLGTDEGNACSYSEKGIELGEAVAKDEGSLGIALCGTGIGISIAANKVKGIRAALIYEIQTAELARQHNNANILATGARLIANDKATKLVDAFLKTSFEGGRHEERIKKINEYTK, from the coding sequence ATGAAAGAAAAAATTTATATTGCAAATGATCATACAGCCGTTGAAATGAAACAAGTTATAATTAATTTTTTAAAAGAAAAAGGTTACAAAATAATTGACTTAGGAACTGACGAAGGCAATGCTTGCAGCTACAGTGAAAAGGGAATTGAACTTGGCGAAGCCGTTGCTAAAGATGAGGGTTCATTAGGTATTGCTTTATGTGGTACAGGAATTGGAATTTCTATTGCCGCTAACAAAGTTAAGGGAATTAGAGCTGCTTTAATTTATGAAATTCAAACAGCAGAATTAGCAAGACAACATAATAATGCCAATATTTTAGCTACTGGTGCAAGATTAATTGCCAACGATAAAGCAACAAAATTAGTTGATGCATTTTTAAAAACATCATTTGAAGGTGGCAGACACGAAGAAAGGATTAAGAAAATTAATGAGTACACTAAATAA
- the glyA gene encoding serine hydroxymethyltransferase, whose protein sequence is MSTLNKIIQDSLNKELKRQQNHIELIASENYVSEAVLIANGSVFTNKYAEGYPGKRYYGGCENIDTVEQLGIDIAKKIFKADHANIQPHSGSQANEIAYKALLNPGDKIVAMSLDAGGHLTHGFHLNFSGGLYDFRHYSVNRKTEMLDFEEIKTIVLEHKPKLIVAGASAYSRTIDFKKFREIADLVGAYLMVDMAHIAGLVAAGQHSNPMEYADIVTTTTHKTLRGARGGLILCKAEFAKKVDSACFPGTQGGPLENQIAGKTQALLEADTPEFKEYAKQIVLNSKALANSLLVNGVRLIAGGTDNHLINFEVKQTFGITGKDAEKLLQSIGIITNKELLPFDTESPFKTSGIRVGTPAMTTRGFKENEFKEIGNIIASVLKDRSESNLKNNHQKVVSLCERFPIYQNIKY, encoded by the coding sequence ATGAGTACACTAAATAAAATAATTCAAGATTCTTTAAACAAAGAATTAAAAAGACAACAAAATCATATTGAATTAATTGCTTCAGAAAACTATGTTAGTGAAGCTGTTCTAATTGCAAACGGTTCAGTTTTTACAAATAAATATGCAGAAGGTTATCCAGGTAAAAGATACTATGGAGGTTGTGAAAACATTGATACTGTTGAACAATTAGGAATTGACATTGCTAAGAAGATTTTTAAAGCAGATCATGCTAATATTCAACCTCATTCAGGATCACAAGCTAACGAAATTGCTTACAAGGCTTTATTGAATCCGGGAGATAAAATCGTAGCAATGAGTTTAGATGCAGGGGGGCACTTAACTCACGGTTTTCATTTAAATTTTTCAGGTGGATTGTATGATTTTAGACATTATTCTGTTAATCGTAAAACAGAAATGTTAGATTTTGAAGAAATAAAAACTATAGTTTTAGAACACAAACCTAAATTAATAGTTGCTGGAGCAAGTGCTTATTCACGTACTATTGATTTTAAAAAATTTAGAGAAATCGCCGACTTAGTAGGTGCTTATTTAATGGTTGACATGGCTCATATAGCAGGCTTAGTAGCTGCCGGACAGCACTCTAATCCAATGGAATATGCTGATATTGTAACTACAACCACACACAAAACTTTAAGGGGTGCTCGTGGCGGCTTAATTTTATGTAAAGCTGAATTTGCTAAAAAAGTTGATTCTGCATGTTTCCCCGGAACACAAGGTGGGCCACTCGAAAATCAAATTGCTGGAAAAACTCAAGCTTTATTAGAGGCTGACACCCCAGAGTTTAAAGAATATGCAAAACAAATTGTTTTAAATTCAAAAGCTTTAGCAAATTCTTTACTTGTTAATGGAGTGCGTTTAATTGCCGGAGGAACTGATAACCATTTAATTAATTTTGAAGTTAAACAAACTTTTGGAATTACTGGAAAAGATGCAGAAAAATTATTACAAAGTATCGGAATTATAACTAATAAAGAATTATTACCTTTTGATACTGAATCACCATTTAAAACTTCGGGAATCAGAGTTGGAACTCCTGCGATGACCACTCGCGGTTTTAAAGAAAATGAATTCAAAGAAATCGGAAATATTATTGCATCAGTTTTAAAAGATCGAAGCGAAAGTAACCTTAAAAATAATCACCAAAAAGTTGTTTCGTTATGTGAAAGATTTCCAATTTATCAAAATATTAAATATTAA